The Thalassotalea nanhaiensis genome has a window encoding:
- the cysC gene encoding adenylyl-sulfate kinase translates to MTQKTENTVWHAHLVTKQERAQLKNQKPCLLWYTGLSGSGKSTVANAVDDILFQRQSHTYLLDGDNVRHGLNGDLGFSDEDRIENIRRISQVGKLFVDSGLICSTAFISPFQSDRNMARDMLEQGEFIEVYIDTPIEICEQRDPKGLYKMARAGEIKDFTGIDSTYDIPVNPEIHVKTADQSIEQCALQIVNYLTENGYITK, encoded by the coding sequence ATGACTCAAAAAACCGAAAATACAGTATGGCATGCTCACCTTGTAACCAAGCAAGAGCGTGCACAATTGAAAAACCAAAAGCCTTGTTTACTTTGGTATACCGGTTTAAGCGGCTCGGGTAAGTCTACAGTAGCGAATGCTGTTGATGATATTTTATTCCAACGACAAAGCCATACTTATTTATTAGATGGTGACAATGTTCGTCACGGATTAAATGGCGATTTAGGCTTTAGCGATGAAGACCGTATCGAAAATATCAGACGCATAAGTCAAGTGGGTAAATTGTTTGTCGATTCAGGACTAATTTGTAGCACGGCTTTTATTTCCCCATTCCAGTCAGACCGTAATATGGCCAGAGATATGCTGGAGCAGGGCGAGTTCATTGAAGTGTATATCGACACGCCAATAGAAATTTGTGAGCAACGTGATCCAAAAGGGCTTTATAAGATGGCACGAGCAGGTGAAATCAAAGACTTTACCGGTATTGATTCAACTTATGACATTCCTGTAAACCCAGAGATCCATGTAAAAACCGCAGACCAAAGTATTGAACAATGCGCGTTGCAGATTGTGAATTATTTAACTGAAAACGGATACATAACTAAGTAA
- a CDS encoding M13 family metallopeptidase, translating to MKSLLTGVVCSSLLLLAGCNESAKTAEPAADIQTQKTALASGIDRANMDENVRPQDDFYLYVNGKWEETNTIPADKTSIGSFYDLRDKSDEDVNTIIEELAAAETLTAGSDEQKVADLFRSFMNVEQLNELGAKPIAPFLADVAALKTKDDLAAFFAKAQIMGLDSPLYYYVSVDAKESSTYAGHVWHSGLGLPDRDYYFNEDARFVEMRAAYVAHVAKMFELAGLANPKASADAIMALETKMAKLHWTRVATRNSEARYNKFETAKLNTLTENFNWNVWLEALGVQDQANIIINQPDFVEGFGELVASTDMETWKTFLNWQVVGGFASSLSEDLAAQNFEFYGKTINGQQEQKPRWKRGVSLINGNLGEIIGKVYVKRHFTPSAKTRMVTLVENLRSAYGESIDELEWMSADTKKAARVKLAAFTPKIGYPDKWEDYSAVSISKDDLIGNLINVDKVDFAKSVEKLGGPIHTWEWGMTPQTVNAYYNPTVNEIVFPAAILQPPFFNLEADEAVNYGGIGAVIGHEMGHGFDDQGSKYDAEGNMKNWWTEQDLAEFKKRGAQLVEQYNGYFPFEDTHVNGELTLGENIGDLSGLTIAYRAYKTSLNGAEAPVIDGLTGDQRFFMGYAQIWRQKHTEKAARERLATDSHSPGHYRALGSLSNMDEFYQSYDVKEGDKMYIAPEKRVKIW from the coding sequence ATGAAATCTTTATTAACGGGCGTTGTTTGCTCGTCACTTCTACTTTTAGCAGGTTGTAATGAATCTGCAAAAACAGCAGAGCCAGCGGCTGACATTCAAACTCAAAAAACTGCATTAGCGTCAGGTATAGACCGCGCTAACATGGACGAAAACGTACGTCCACAAGATGACTTTTACTTATACGTAAATGGTAAGTGGGAAGAAACGAATACTATTCCTGCAGATAAAACATCTATCGGCTCTTTTTACGACTTACGTGACAAATCTGACGAAGACGTAAATACCATCATTGAAGAGCTTGCTGCAGCCGAAACTTTAACTGCTGGTTCAGACGAGCAAAAAGTGGCTGACTTATTCCGTTCATTTATGAATGTTGAGCAATTAAATGAATTAGGTGCTAAACCTATCGCTCCATTTTTAGCTGATGTTGCTGCTCTTAAAACAAAAGATGACTTAGCCGCATTTTTTGCTAAAGCGCAAATCATGGGCTTAGACTCACCTTTATACTACTACGTATCGGTTGATGCTAAAGAATCTAGTACCTATGCTGGCCACGTATGGCACTCTGGCTTAGGTCTTCCAGATCGCGATTACTACTTCAACGAAGATGCTCGTTTTGTTGAAATGCGTGCTGCATATGTTGCTCACGTAGCAAAAATGTTTGAATTAGCAGGCCTTGCTAATCCAAAAGCATCTGCTGACGCAATTATGGCGCTAGAAACTAAAATGGCTAAATTACATTGGACTCGTGTTGCTACACGTAACAGTGAAGCTCGCTATAACAAGTTTGAAACAGCTAAATTAAATACCCTAACTGAAAACTTCAACTGGAATGTTTGGTTAGAAGCATTAGGCGTACAAGATCAAGCAAACATCATTATCAACCAACCTGATTTCGTTGAAGGGTTTGGTGAGCTTGTTGCAAGCACTGATATGGAAACTTGGAAAACATTCTTAAACTGGCAAGTTGTTGGTGGTTTTGCATCATCTTTATCTGAAGACCTTGCCGCACAAAACTTCGAGTTCTATGGCAAAACAATTAACGGCCAACAAGAGCAGAAGCCTCGTTGGAAGCGTGGTGTTAGCTTAATCAACGGTAACCTTGGTGAAATTATTGGTAAGGTTTACGTTAAACGTCACTTCACTCCAAGTGCTAAAACACGAATGGTTACTTTAGTTGAAAATCTACGTTCAGCGTACGGTGAATCAATTGATGAACTAGAGTGGATGTCAGCAGATACTAAAAAAGCTGCACGTGTGAAACTTGCTGCTTTTACACCTAAAATTGGCTACCCAGACAAGTGGGAAGATTATTCTGCAGTTTCTATTTCAAAAGATGACTTAATTGGTAACTTGATTAATGTTGATAAAGTAGATTTTGCTAAATCAGTTGAAAAACTTGGTGGTCCTATCCACACTTGGGAATGGGGCATGACGCCACAAACAGTTAACGCTTACTACAACCCAACAGTGAACGAAATTGTATTCCCTGCCGCTATCTTACAACCGCCATTCTTTAACCTAGAAGCGGATGAAGCTGTAAACTATGGTGGTATTGGTGCTGTTATTGGTCACGAAATGGGCCACGGCTTTGATGACCAAGGTAGTAAATACGACGCTGAAGGTAACATGAAAAACTGGTGGACTGAGCAAGATTTAGCTGAGTTTAAAAAGCGTGGTGCGCAATTGGTTGAGCAATACAATGGCTACTTCCCATTCGAAGACACACACGTAAACGGTGAACTTACTCTTGGTGAGAATATCGGTGACTTATCTGGTTTAACTATCGCTTACCGTGCTTACAAAACCTCTTTAAATGGTGCTGAAGCTCCAGTAATTGACGGCTTAACTGGCGATCAACGTTTCTTCATGGGCTACGCACAAATATGGCGTCAAAAGCACACAGAGAAAGCTGCTCGTGAACGTTTAGCAACAGATAGTCATTCTCCAGGTCACTACCGTGCGCTTGGCTCATTATCTAATATGGACGAGTTCTACCAATCATACGACGTTAAAGAAGGCGATAAAATGTACATCGCTCCTGAAAAACGCGTAAAAATTTGGTAA
- a CDS encoding RHS repeat-associated core domain-containing protein: MRPIFYGSCHPITRLPFLSLIIFITILFSITANAGQPYHQAIGSLNGYEDEDKIANSGLEWIKRPKYKVSQTSPARINSWVTRTVSLNGWPTGEQGKIIWRFFAPDGSKSKEDSTRWTGSCWTGYYSCTRPGGTIEAPAFVADEIGLWRVETYDSSDGVETLISSEPFEVRGREMQITKGVNLTVYENDNSDEPLALKLIDYDHVSGTPNKLVTFEVIQRPKGKASGGLNYYYKEGFTGSKINSIEATTNFNGIARVFFESGSNHGTYIIKATSYWAPESPIEFQVTVKEGKDPNKEEDILTELLEPGRNLGKPKQCDALVGNPINVITGNKFQQEIDYQGKGFMPLEFIRYYNSHSNSSSGFGLKWSHSYSRYITSTTEEVNGLEKTVAKLYRDNGQVVSFYQDRKSWYPVHADVRSQLTLASKKWRYTTEQNIVEVYNQQGQLESITHIDGNVYTLEYLDDGKLQYVYSPNRSRLSFEYNSDDKIKRVFGSFDNYYRYYESNSGMLSFVQDNVSSKRYHYEDANYVSLLSGITDENGDRVSTWKYNDKRQAISSFNGNGLNQVNIQYHMDGSRTVTHADGKTTELLATAQLGLGLLTNVDGPTCDSGEEKSKSFTYDHQTNNILSKTVDGITTTFGNYDSNGNPGFVIEAYGSEDERRTDYTYDPRFPNRVTHIKRPSVSVGYKISHLTYDDSGHLLQQREQGYELNGTPLERVISYEYNGPLGQVSRIDGARIDVDDSYHFNYHPLDATSFVPASLKDVIGPDGSVLKTNMKFKSNGSLSSYTTANGLKVDNTYYSYDDTLETHTRTANNISRTTFFTYTSTKQIESITTGYGSDNATTINLAYDNTQRLIRVSNSLGDYIEFEFDANNNVVAENVYDNKAVLQQQIATVFDSYNNISQQISANQIVKSVHAADGRLIQQTDGNNVVNKYTYDDLKRLTTISNDTNGAEQSTTNSQNLINYDVHNNQTHLTDANGNTTEYEFDDLGNLLSENSPDRGKWLFTYDSAGNRLTAVDAKQQTFNYQYDAYNRLLLTDTLGTSEDVSYFYDVCSNGIGKLCRVLKGNTEVSYSYNGFGELASQTQNIGSITTTVSYSYDLQGRIKDITYPSGSVVSYSYDNAGNVQTVDLTQNGNTQNIINGAEYTFSGLLTNLNFANGLALNNTYDLAGRVTSLTNGPLNLLHSFDGAANIISQSTNQYSYDALNRLASASTNLGDLDYSYDKNSNRLTFTENSIQTQYGIAINSNIITSINTLIVNNDANGNRLNRNGQTLQYTPYNQLSQIANVAQYKYNGLGQRVQKALLLNTDIKTFVYGINGQLLAEMDVSGIVTDEHIYLGNMPIAVIKHKTAGSELFYVHSDHLNTPRAITKQDKTEVWQWQSDPFGKGLANNDVDLDGTTFDYNKRFPGQYYDGESGLHYNYYRDYDPTTGRYLQSDPIGLNGGMNTFGYVGGNPLMYTDPLGLARWKGRIEAVAGGEIVGGIAGRAILTSDCNEGKRWNVKVSFKAGGTTAGFPWSIMASKIELNDPYPTAKPINLIGDFSYSGVSVAALLGYGVSTIQIGQAYSASSGLVVGVDASWTDFTLGESSVTDAFETECGCER; encoded by the coding sequence ATGCGCCCAATCTTTTATGGATCTTGTCATCCAATTACACGTCTACCATTTTTAAGTTTAATCATTTTTATTACCATTTTGTTTTCTATTACAGCTAATGCTGGTCAACCCTATCACCAAGCAATAGGAAGTTTGAATGGTTATGAGGATGAAGACAAAATTGCCAATTCTGGACTTGAATGGATTAAACGTCCTAAATATAAGGTGTCTCAAACATCGCCTGCTCGAATCAACTCTTGGGTCACTAGAACAGTTTCACTTAATGGTTGGCCAACAGGAGAACAAGGAAAAATTATTTGGAGATTCTTTGCCCCCGATGGAAGCAAAAGTAAAGAAGATTCTACAAGATGGACAGGCTCTTGCTGGACTGGATACTACTCCTGCACTAGGCCTGGTGGAACAATTGAAGCTCCTGCTTTTGTTGCTGATGAAATTGGCCTCTGGAGGGTTGAAACTTACGACTCTTCAGATGGCGTTGAAACACTAATATCTTCAGAGCCATTTGAAGTTAGAGGCCGTGAAATGCAAATAACCAAAGGTGTTAATTTAACCGTTTATGAAAATGATAATTCTGACGAACCCTTAGCTTTAAAACTTATCGATTATGACCATGTTTCTGGTACTCCTAATAAACTTGTTACTTTTGAAGTTATACAAAGGCCCAAAGGTAAAGCAAGTGGCGGTTTAAATTATTATTATAAAGAGGGCTTTACTGGTTCAAAAATTAATAGCATTGAAGCAACCACCAATTTTAATGGAATTGCCAGGGTATTTTTTGAGTCAGGTAGTAATCACGGCACCTACATAATAAAAGCGACAAGCTATTGGGCGCCAGAAAGTCCCATTGAATTTCAAGTTACAGTAAAAGAGGGAAAAGATCCGAACAAAGAAGAAGATATACTCACTGAATTGCTTGAGCCTGGTCGGAATCTTGGAAAGCCTAAACAATGTGATGCTTTAGTTGGTAATCCTATAAACGTAATAACAGGTAATAAATTTCAACAAGAAATTGACTACCAAGGTAAAGGGTTTATGCCGTTAGAGTTTATTCGTTATTACAATAGCCACAGCAACTCGTCGTCTGGTTTCGGGCTGAAATGGTCGCATTCCTACTCACGTTACATTACGTCAACGACTGAAGAAGTTAACGGCTTAGAAAAAACAGTAGCAAAACTATATCGTGATAATGGGCAAGTGGTAAGTTTTTATCAAGACCGAAAAAGCTGGTATCCCGTGCATGCCGATGTTCGTAGCCAATTAACGCTGGCTTCAAAAAAGTGGCGTTATACAACAGAGCAAAATATTGTTGAAGTTTATAATCAACAAGGGCAGTTAGAATCAATCACTCATATTGATGGAAATGTATACACCTTAGAATATCTAGATGATGGTAAGTTGCAATACGTTTATAGTCCTAACAGGTCACGCCTAAGCTTTGAATATAATTCCGATGACAAAATTAAGCGTGTATTTGGATCGTTTGACAATTACTATCGGTACTATGAAAGTAATAGTGGCATGCTTAGCTTCGTTCAAGATAATGTCAGCTCTAAAAGGTATCATTATGAAGATGCAAATTACGTTTCTTTGTTAAGTGGAATTACGGATGAAAATGGTGACAGAGTTTCTACTTGGAAATACAACGACAAAAGGCAGGCAATTAGCAGTTTTAATGGTAACGGGTTAAATCAGGTCAATATTCAATACCACATGGATGGCAGTCGAACGGTCACTCATGCTGATGGTAAAACTACTGAACTGTTAGCGACTGCACAGCTAGGCTTGGGGTTATTAACTAATGTAGATGGACCCACGTGTGATTCCGGCGAAGAAAAATCCAAATCTTTTACTTATGATCATCAAACCAATAATATTCTTTCTAAAACTGTAGATGGCATAACTACCACTTTTGGTAATTACGATAGCAATGGAAACCCAGGTTTTGTAATAGAAGCTTATGGTAGCGAAGATGAACGTAGAACTGATTATACCTATGATCCAAGATTTCCGAACAGAGTTACTCATATTAAACGACCCTCTGTGAGTGTGGGTTATAAAATAAGCCATTTAACCTACGATGATAGTGGTCATTTACTTCAACAGCGAGAACAAGGCTATGAGTTAAATGGTACGCCATTAGAGCGAGTTATTAGTTATGAATATAATGGCCCTCTCGGGCAAGTAAGTCGTATTGACGGTGCTCGAATTGATGTAGATGATAGCTATCACTTCAATTACCATCCTTTAGATGCTACTTCATTTGTTCCTGCTAGTTTAAAAGACGTTATTGGCCCTGATGGTAGTGTTTTGAAAACTAATATGAAATTTAAATCCAATGGCAGTCTATCGTCATATACAACAGCCAACGGTTTAAAGGTTGATAATACATATTATTCCTACGATGACACCTTAGAAACGCATACCAGAACAGCCAATAACATTAGTAGGACAACATTTTTTACTTACACCTCAACAAAACAAATTGAATCAATTACAACAGGTTATGGCAGTGATAATGCAACTACAATTAATTTGGCCTACGATAACACTCAGCGATTAATCAGGGTTAGTAACAGTCTTGGTGATTATATTGAGTTTGAATTTGATGCAAATAATAATGTTGTTGCTGAAAATGTATACGATAACAAGGCTGTTTTACAGCAACAAATCGCCACAGTTTTCGATAGTTATAACAACATCAGTCAGCAAATCTCTGCAAACCAAATAGTTAAATCAGTTCATGCTGCCGATGGGCGTTTAATACAACAAACAGACGGCAATAATGTGGTTAACAAATACACATACGATGATCTTAAGCGTTTAACTACCATAAGTAATGACACTAACGGCGCTGAACAATCAACCACAAACAGTCAAAATTTGATTAACTATGATGTTCACAATAATCAAACACATTTAACCGACGCTAATGGTAATACAACGGAGTATGAGTTTGATGATTTAGGTAATTTATTAAGTGAGAACAGCCCTGATAGAGGTAAGTGGTTATTCACTTATGATTCAGCTGGTAACCGACTTACTGCTGTTGATGCTAAGCAGCAAACATTTAATTATCAATATGATGCCTACAATCGCTTACTATTAACCGACACTTTAGGAACAAGTGAAGACGTCAGTTATTTTTATGATGTATGTAGCAACGGTATAGGTAAACTTTGCAGGGTACTTAAAGGAAATACTGAAGTAAGTTATTCCTACAACGGTTTTGGTGAGTTAGCGTCTCAAACTCAGAATATAGGAAGTATCACAACCACAGTAAGTTATAGTTACGATTTACAAGGTCGAATTAAAGATATTACTTACCCAAGTGGTAGTGTTGTCAGTTACAGTTATGATAATGCGGGTAATGTTCAAACCGTGGATTTAACGCAAAACGGCAATACGCAAAATATTATTAACGGTGCAGAATACACATTTAGTGGTTTACTAACAAACTTGAATTTCGCTAATGGGCTCGCACTAAATAACACCTATGATTTAGCTGGAAGAGTGACAAGCTTAACTAATGGTCCGTTGAATTTACTGCACAGCTTTGATGGTGCAGCAAACATAATTAGTCAATCGACAAACCAATACAGTTATGATGCTTTGAATAGGTTAGCAAGCGCGAGTACCAACCTAGGAGATCTAGATTACAGCTATGATAAAAATAGCAATCGTTTAACCTTTACTGAAAACAGCATACAAACACAGTATGGCATTGCAATAAACAGCAATATTATTACCAGCATTAATACGTTAATCGTTAACAATGACGCTAACGGTAATCGGTTAAATCGTAATGGTCAAACATTACAATACACGCCTTATAATCAACTGAGTCAAATAGCCAATGTTGCTCAGTATAAATATAATGGCTTAGGGCAACGGGTTCAAAAAGCATTACTGCTAAACACTGATATAAAAACATTTGTTTACGGTATAAATGGTCAATTACTTGCCGAAATGGATGTCAGCGGCATCGTCACCGATGAACATATTTATTTAGGTAATATGCCAATCGCAGTTATAAAGCATAAAACTGCAGGAAGTGAACTGTTCTATGTTCATAGTGACCATCTAAACACGCCAAGAGCCATCACTAAACAAGACAAAACTGAGGTTTGGCAATGGCAATCTGATCCATTCGGTAAAGGGTTAGCAAACAATGATGTAGATTTAGATGGTACTACTTTTGACTACAATAAACGCTTTCCTGGCCAATACTATGATGGCGAAAGTGGGCTACACTACAATTACTACCGTGACTATGATCCAACCACTGGCCGTTACTTACAAAGTGATCCGATAGGATTAAATGGAGGGATGAATACCTTTGGGTATGTTGGTGGCAATCCGTTGATGTATACAGATCCGTTAGGGCTTGCAAGGTGGAAGGGGAGAATAGAAGCTGTTGCAGGTGGAGAAATCGTAGGCGGTATTGCCGGTCGTGCCATATTGACTTCTGATTGTAATGAAGGAAAACGTTGGAATGTTAAGGTGAGTTTTAAAGCCGGCGGTACAACAGCCGGGTTCCCTTGGTCTATAATGGCTTCAAAAATCGAGTTAAATGACCCATACCCAACGGCCAAGCCTATTAATTTAATAGGTGACTTTTCATATTCAGGGGTTAGTGTAGCTGCTCTTTTGGGATATGGGGTATCGACTATTCAAATAGGTCAAGCATATAGTGCATCAAGCGGTCTTGTTGTTGGTGTTGATGCTAGCTGGACTGATTTTACTTTAGGAGAGTCATCGGTGACGGATGCTTTTGAAACAGAATGTGGATGCGAGAGATAA
- a CDS encoding transporter substrate-binding domain-containing protein yields MSKHLNCTVILILIVFSPLMYAQQSQQTEKQNFEQEVTSQKLPHLTVALAGNWQPFNFANDKGDVVGIIPDFTQLIMAKAELSYSIERQPYWTDVLQAVETNGADITLGNSIMVGEWEKIGLLSEPFTHVPIAIATQKGTEFVEDFSTLAGKKIAIGKNYNAYYLIKDKYPEISIIEVSTTYEGLELLNQGKVFAVADVLPVILYRINNMAYSNIEIGGISPIVMDVRALISHQNKHLLPVINNAIAEISEQQRKDIMDRWLSAESHLEVHSTRFLYLILVFFVVVSIILLVIFRKPKRTL; encoded by the coding sequence ATGAGTAAACACTTAAACTGCACAGTCATATTGATCTTAATTGTTTTCTCGCCATTGATGTATGCCCAGCAATCTCAACAAACTGAAAAGCAAAACTTTGAGCAAGAGGTAACTTCCCAAAAGCTGCCGCATTTAACTGTTGCCTTAGCCGGAAACTGGCAACCGTTTAACTTTGCTAATGATAAAGGCGACGTTGTAGGTATTATCCCTGACTTTACTCAATTAATAATGGCAAAGGCTGAGCTAAGTTATAGCATTGAACGTCAGCCATACTGGACCGATGTATTGCAAGCTGTTGAAACCAATGGGGCTGATATCACTTTAGGTAACAGTATTATGGTTGGGGAATGGGAAAAAATCGGACTATTAAGTGAGCCGTTTACTCATGTGCCAATCGCTATTGCAACTCAAAAAGGTACTGAGTTTGTCGAGGACTTTTCAACCCTGGCAGGTAAAAAAATTGCCATTGGAAAAAACTACAATGCTTATTACCTTATAAAAGATAAATACCCTGAAATAAGCATTATTGAAGTTTCGACAACCTATGAAGGCTTAGAGCTATTAAACCAAGGAAAAGTGTTTGCCGTTGCTGATGTTTTACCGGTGATCCTGTATCGCATTAATAACATGGCGTATAGTAATATTGAAATTGGTGGCATATCACCAATTGTTATGGATGTACGAGCGTTAATCTCACATCAAAATAAACACTTATTGCCGGTAATTAATAACGCCATTGCTGAAATATCTGAGCAACAACGAAAAGACATTATGGATAGGTGGTTAAGTGCAGAGTCGCATTTAGAAGTGCATTCGACCCGTTTTCTCTATTTAATTTTGGTCTTTTTCGTTGTCGTCAGTATTATATTGTTAGTGATATTTAGAAAGCCAAAACGAACCCTTTAA
- a CDS encoding GGDEF domain-containing protein, which yields MMFKFCKFHALSAMLVATIIGFGVYTLVVVNQSSRLLERFYDHPFTVSKSSHSIVYHIAEIKHLIYRQTVITDDKQNVIPRINQLEQDIVKQFDVIFKQFLGDKKDIEEVYQSYSKWFPVVEHIPNIENIQDKNWLLNNKAELDTLFLNIENTEQEVKDFYVFAFSKANEFRQTSATAQQHAVVFSFITTLFILLLIAATFYTYNRRMLAIKREKNELQGLVNQYVMVAELDVDGKVERASDALCHYIEKTEQELLGQPSHFFDLSPTREQIEQKIWSVINSGNMWHGEIRRYNNAGKLQWLTSRIQPIFSRDDKIRGFTNVLIDSTNKQISLIDPLTSLPNRRSYEQCIVSFLETSKQYQLPIGLAILDIDYFKKYNDNYGHPQGDKALVTVASCLQQCLLDTEHEVFRLGGEEFAILVKNFTYDETEFWLNDLRKHIQQLGIVHEFSAKDKFLTVSIGCHFKSNIIDMSDEEIYLCADKALYLAKLERNSVFISK from the coding sequence ATGATGTTTAAATTTTGTAAGTTTCATGCTCTATCAGCAATGTTAGTGGCAACAATCATAGGCTTTGGTGTTTATACGTTGGTTGTTGTGAATCAATCGTCTCGCTTGTTAGAAAGATTCTATGACCATCCTTTTACCGTGTCTAAGTCATCACATTCTATTGTGTACCACATTGCCGAAATCAAACATCTAATTTATCGGCAAACCGTTATTACAGATGATAAACAAAATGTTATTCCAAGAATAAATCAGTTAGAACAGGACATTGTTAAACAGTTTGACGTGATTTTTAAACAGTTTTTGGGTGATAAAAAAGACATTGAAGAGGTCTACCAATCGTATTCTAAATGGTTTCCCGTTGTTGAACATATTCCAAACATTGAAAACATCCAGGACAAAAACTGGTTACTAAACAACAAAGCTGAATTAGATACGCTTTTTCTAAATATCGAAAACACCGAGCAAGAAGTTAAAGACTTTTATGTCTTTGCGTTCTCCAAGGCCAATGAATTTAGACAAACGTCTGCAACAGCCCAACAACATGCTGTTGTATTTTCGTTCATTACAACCCTATTTATTTTACTGTTAATTGCCGCTACTTTTTATACATATAATAGACGTATGTTGGCGATAAAACGTGAGAAAAATGAACTGCAAGGTTTGGTAAATCAATACGTTATGGTTGCCGAACTAGATGTGGATGGCAAAGTAGAAAGAGCATCTGATGCATTGTGTCATTACATTGAAAAAACTGAACAGGAATTGCTAGGGCAACCCTCGCACTTTTTCGACCTGTCACCTACTCGTGAACAAATTGAGCAAAAGATTTGGTCGGTGATAAATAGTGGCAATATGTGGCATGGTGAAATTCGTCGATATAATAATGCCGGAAAACTGCAATGGTTAACGTCAAGAATTCAGCCCATATTTTCTCGTGATGATAAAATACGCGGCTTTACCAATGTCCTTATTGACAGCACCAACAAACAAATATCGTTAATTGATCCGCTTACCAGCTTGCCTAATCGAAGAAGCTATGAGCAGTGTATAGTGAGCTTTTTAGAAACATCCAAGCAGTACCAGTTGCCTATTGGATTAGCCATTTTAGATATTGATTACTTTAAAAAATACAATGACAACTATGGCCACCCGCAAGGTGATAAAGCGTTAGTAACAGTAGCAAGTTGCCTACAACAATGTTTGCTGGATACCGAACACGAAGTGTTTCGATTAGGCGGTGAAGAATTTGCTATTTTGGTTAAAAACTTCACCTATGATGAAACAGAGTTTTGGTTGAATGACTTAAGAAAACACATCCAACAACTGGGCATTGTGCATGAGTTCAGCGCTAAAGATAAATTTTTAACCGTCTCTATTGGTTGCCACTTTAAAAGCAATATTATTGATATGAGTGATGAAGAAATTTACCTATGCGCAGATAAAGCGCTGTACTTAGCTAAATTAGAGCGTAACAGTGTATTTATCAGTAAATAG
- a CDS encoding response regulator transcription factor: protein MIAENTLPVTNTSVLIVEDDKIVSFTLKRQLETQGFIVHQAFKGDAVDRMVIRHTPDCILLDIGLPNINGYDVCVKLREYYKGPIIFLTGNDTDDAELKGLQIGADDFIAKSRSFKVILARITRLLEAKHTESDANKSFHLGALNFNKHLHLCEFDNEEIALTNDEFELLYYLLIHKDSIVSRDQVYQTLKGISYNGVSRGMDVSISRLKAKLVRAGISPDVIKTVRSKGYRLSTQSLIEAKL, encoded by the coding sequence ATGATTGCTGAAAATACTTTACCCGTCACGAATACCAGCGTACTGATTGTTGAAGACGATAAAATTGTATCATTTACCTTAAAGCGCCAATTGGAAACGCAAGGTTTTATTGTTCATCAAGCGTTTAAAGGCGACGCGGTAGATAGAATGGTGATACGTCATACTCCAGATTGTATATTACTTGATATTGGTTTACCCAATATTAATGGTTATGACGTTTGCGTAAAATTACGTGAATACTACAAAGGCCCTATTATCTTTTTAACCGGCAATGACACCGACGATGCCGAACTTAAAGGCTTACAAATAGGTGCTGATGATTTTATTGCCAAAAGTCGCTCTTTCAAAGTGATTTTGGCCAGGATCACGCGGTTATTGGAAGCTAAGCATACCGAATCTGATGCGAATAAATCATTTCACTTGGGCGCGCTTAACTTCAATAAACACTTGCATTTATGTGAATTTGATAACGAAGAAATTGCACTGACCAATGATGAATTTGAGTTGCTTTATTATTTGCTTATCCATAAAGATAGCATTGTTTCAAGAGATCAAGTATATCAAACACTTAAAGGCATAAGTTACAACGGCGTAAGTCGTGGTATGGACGTAAGCATTTCACGCCTTAAAGCCAAACTGGTACGTGCTGGAATCAGCCCTGACGTTATAAAAACAGTTCGTTCTAAGGGATATCGTTTATCGACTCAATCTCTAATAGAAGCAAAGCTATAG